Sequence from the Candidatus Aenigmatarchaeota archaeon genome:
AATCAGTTATACCAGTTCCGGGTCTCTTTCAACCCAGAAGTCGTGGCTGTAAGCCGGGCCCAGATAACCCAATTCTGCCATGCATACCCTTAGGTTTTTTGGAATTTAAGTTTCTCAAGTATTGCTATTAAAACAAGTACATTTAGATGACGAAAACAAAAAATTGAGCCGATTTCGGCGATGATTGGTGATGGGCGAACGGATACTCTATTTTCTTTTTCTGGAACTTTGTACGTTTTTTGTAATGCTTTTGCCAGACAATCGTATTTTTTTCCAGCTTAAAAAAAAGCATTGCTTTCTCTAGTTATGCCTTTCAGGAAAACTCTTCCCGGTTCTAACCTCTATCGTGGGGAGTTGCTCTTTTTCAAAGTACTGGAAGGATGCAACGGGGGAAGTTCAGGCAGATCGGATTATTCTGCTGTCTTGGATTTTCCGCCAAGTTACTTGATCTTTGCAGATGAGAATATACCGCAGATGCTGATAGCTGCAGTTGGCGAAAATGCTACGGCGCACAGGATTTCCAGTGTTGTCAGAGAAGAGCCTATTTTTGGGCTAAAGCGTCGTATGCTCGATATGGATATTGAAGATATCGCCTTTCTTTATGGAGGGGCTTATATACTTAGTTCTGACCGTGATTTTAGGAATTATCCTCGCAGAATTTACATCAAGCAAAGTTCCGTAGGATATAAAACGCCTCAACTGGAGAAAGACCTTCAGGTGGTTATGGAGCGCCTTTCCCAGGATTTTCCAGAATACTCTCCTAGATAGATTATTGTTTTTTTTAAATAATTACTTTTTACTTTCATGGGCACTGGACTTAGTAGCGTTAATTCTGGTCTTCCAGATAGGTTTCCAATCGGTCTTTGTTTGGACGAGAAAGGCCGGTATAGAGACACTTCTGTTTACTTGGAGATGCCAGAAACCCTTCTTCTTGGAAATGTTGAACAAATACGCTCAAGGAAGACTCGTGGTGGCAAAACTGGAACACAAATGTATCGGGATGCAGGTTCCTTGGAATTTAGCGCCTCCTCAGAACCGTATAAAGAAGCTCATGATCTGCTATATTGTTATGCTGATCAACTGTCCCGTGAGATATTGACTCCGCCTAATGATCCACAGGAACACTTTCTTAAGGGGTATATTCTTACAAATCTGGGCAAAAATCCTTCAGGCTCCAAAAGAAGGTCAGTTTTGGAGGTTCTTGAGAGAACTCCAAGAAGTACCAACCTGGAATTTTCCCTTGCGGTCTGCAATGCGTTTGAGGTATCTCCAGGAGTTTTTGTTGAGCTAGACACCCCTTATCCCAATTCAGTCAGGTATTTTGCTGAATTTCACATAGAAGCATCTCCTGGCGAGATAAGAGTTATCCCTGCAAGGATAAGGGATGCTGGTAGAGGAAGCGGAGAAAGCGAACTTGAATTTAATAAGGTAGTTTTAGCACGATTTCTTTATGATTTTTCCAGGGCTCACCGGTAGATCTGGCATTAATTGATTTAAATTCAAATAGAATTACGCGGAGGTGGCAGAACAGCTATGCATCCGGCTGCAGTCCTACCCTTTCTTTGCAAAAGAAAGGCTGAGGTTCACCCAAAGAAAGCAGATTCCTGCTTCGCAGAAACAAAAGCGGTTACCGGACCAAGAGGGTGCGACTCCCTCCCTCCGCTGTCAGACCTTTTCTTTAGGAAAGAAAAGGGCCGACACCCCCAAAAGAACCCTATTCCTGCTTCGCAGGAATAACAGCGGTCTGATAAGCGCAAGAGAAGCTATTGGCAGCTTAAGACACCTTTTTCCAAATAAGCCGTCCTTTTTGTTCGTGATCTATACCCTTGTTAACCCAAATGACGCTTATATTTCCATTGGGCAGTATGTGCAAAGTATGTTCTCCCCAAGCGTTCAAATTTGAAGTAGGTCTCCAGTCATAAAATCCGGTAAGAACAGAATTTCCAAGATATCTCAGGTGGCTTTCCCATTCAATCCCGTTACGTTCCCGACCTATTGCCTTAAAATCATTTCCGATTAAATGTACTACTCGTACCTTTCCATTGTCGTGCACATAAGTACCAATAATATTTTTGAACTTTCTTTTTAGATAGCGTTTATCATAAAATTCACGCTTGAAGAGGACTATAACTGCTTCTGCAATAAATGTGGCGATTATTCCAAGTAAGAATGCAATCGTAAAATCATTCTCCATAATTCTTTTTTGCAGAGTATATTCTAGGCGTTAATGGTGTTAGTCTGGCTTTAGACTAAATCATATCCTTAATCATCTCCCTTATCCTTCCCGGTGACGCATGACGCCCGGATTTCTTCATCACCTGCCCGACGAGGTAGTTGAATGCCTCTTCATGCCCGTTCTCGTAGTCCCGAACCGCCTTTGCGTTGCCCCGTATGACGTCCCGGACATACTTTTCGAGCTGCTCTTCTTCCAGGGGCTTGTCAAGCTTCAGGTCTCGCAGAACATGGTCCGGCTCCCTTACCTTCTGCTTTTTGACGGCGTCGTAAACCATCTCCCTGATGACAAGCTCGGCAACATCGTCCATTATCTTGTAATCCTGGAGCAGGTCGAGAAGCCTCCTCAGGTGCCTTATCTCGATTCCGCTGTCCTTAAGCGAAATGTTGTGGTAGTTGAGGGTCTTTTTCACGTATTTTGCAAGTATTGTCGCGGCTGGCTTTTCGCTGTGGGTTTCGCAAAGGTACTCGAAGTAATTTGCCATTTCGGGCTCCGTAAGAATTGTGTCAATAATCTCCTCAGAAATCGTGCCCATTTTCAGGTATCTCTTTTTCTTCAGGTCAGGAAGCTCCGGGAGGTTTGACTGGACCTTGTTAAGAAGCTCGTCATCAATTTCCATGATGGGCAGGTCCGGCTCAAATATATATCCGTAGTCTTCCTCCTCTTCCTTTGCCCTGGCGCTTGTGGTGGTCTTGGTCTTCTCATTCCAGAGCCGGGTTTCCCTCTTTACTTCCTGCACGTTTTTCTGGCGTATTATCTCAAAGCTCAGGCTCTTTTCGACGTCCTTTATGCCGGAGATATTTTTGATTTCAACCCTTTCGCCATCTTTTTTCTGCTCGACCATCCTTCCGAGGAATGGGTCGAAAACGTTTTCAAATCGGGTGACGGAAATGTTTGCGTCCATCCTCATGCATCCCTCTTTTCTAAAGTCAGTTACGTAAAGGTATTCAATAATCTGCTGGAGCTTTTGCAGGAAAAGCCGCGCTTCGGCGGGGCTTGACAGGTCCGGCTCGGTCACTATCTCGACCAGGGGAGTTCCGGAGCGGTTGTAATCAAGAAGGCAGCAGTCATCTTTTCTTACAATCCTTGCAGGGTCTTCCTCGAGGTGAATGCCCCGGAGCCGAATCTCTTTGTTGTTGATTTTAACTGACCCACCTCTTGCAAGCTTTACCTCCTGCTGGGTAATCTGGTAATCCTTGGACAAGTCCGGGTAAAAGTAAGTTTTCCTCGAGAACAGAAATCTCCTGTTGAGGTTGCAGCCGAGGGCAAGTGCTATCTTTATGCCCTGCTCTATCGCTTTTTCGTTTAGCCGCGGCTTGGTTCCCGGAAAGCCGAGGCACACATCGCATACATTTGTGTTTGGCTCTGCGTTTTCGTTTGCGCAGGAGCAGAATAATTTTGAGCGCGTGTCTAGCTGCACATGGACTTCAAGCCCTATTCTTATGCCTTCCATAAAATAACCTATAGATATTTCTTATCCCTTTTTCCAGGCACTGTCGGATTATAAATTCTCGCCTATATTCTTTATGGTCCATGCTGACCCTTACCTTTTTGGTTTCGTAATGATTACGCTTGCTGCCCTCGTAATTGGACTTATAATGGGATTTATGCGCCAGCCCTCTGTAATTGCCTACCTGCTTGCCGGGGTTCTGGTTGGCCCATATGGGCTTAAGCTTATTTCTGAAGGGAGCATGATTTCCGGCCTGGGAAACCTCGGCGTTATGCTGCTGCTGTTTTTTGTAGGAGCAAGCATTTCCCTTTCGACGCTCGTGAAGCGCTGGAAGCTTGCGATTTTTGGAACCCTCATCCAAATTATTCTCAGTCTTGGCGTGGTTTTTCTTATAGGCCATATATTTTCCTGGCCTCTTGGGCAGATGGTTTTGATGGGCTTTGTGATAAGCCTGAGCAGCACTGCAGTAATCGTCAAGATTCTTGAGTCCAGAGAGGAGATTGGCACAAAGCTTGGGCAGGATGTGATTGGGATCCTTGTAATGCAGGACCTGGCAGTAATTCCAATGATAATGATTTTGTCAGCCCTGTCGGGTGAAGCGACAAACGTAACAGGGCTTCTGCTGAACCTTGCCGGAGGGATATTTGTAATTGTTCTTGTCCTGAGCATTGTCAGGAACGGATTTTTGAAGCTTCCATTTGGGAAAAGGATAGAATCGGACCCTGAACTTCAGGTTTTGGCAGCTCTTGCCATGTGCTTTGGAATTGCAGTTCTGAGCGAGTCATTTCAGCTCTCTGCAGCATTTGGCGCATTTATTGCAGGAATGTCCATTTCCTCAGTAAGGGAGATGAAATGGATTACCCAAAACCTTCAGCCATTTAAGGTTCTTTTCATTGCGCTTTTTTTCATTTCAATTGGCATGATGGTTGACCTGGAATACCTAAGCGCCCACGCTTTTGAGCTTGGCCTGCTTCTGCTTGCCCTTTTCTTTGTCAACAGCATTCTGAATGCCTTTATCTTCAGGTGGAGCGGGGAATCCTGGAGAAACAGTCTTTATGGCGGCTCTTACCTGGCCCAGATTGGAGAGTTCAGCTTTGTGCTTATCGCAATGGGGCTTGGCCTGGGGCTTATTTCATCAAGCGCTTACCAGTTGACCCTGCAGCTGATTGCCCTTTCCCTTATAATAAGCCCGTTCTGGATAAGCTTTTTCCGCCAATTTGTGGACAAGTCCACTTTGATAAGGGAAGCGATTCATTCCGGAGAGGGCAGACGAGAGGGCATACAATTCATAAAGCACCTTGTCGATGCCAACAAGCTGCAGGTTATCGTTGACGAACAGAGGATGGAGCGGCGCGTCCGCCGGCTTCAAACCTGGGTTGACAAGCTCACGTTTACGAGAATTTTTGCACTGTGGTTCTTCGTAATATTTTCATTTGGCCTGATTTATTTCTATGGCCAGACTCCCGAAAACAGCCTTATCTACCAAAATGGTGGCTCGGTGAATAACCTGATGGATACAATCTACTTTAGTTTCATCTCAGCCACAACCACGGGCTATGGAGACATTCTTCCTTTTGGGCTGTTCAAGATACTTGCCATTATTGAAGTTGTCTGCGGGTGGCTGCTTCTGGCTGCGGTAACAACACGGCTTATTTCCGTAAAGCAGGATATAATCATCGGAGAGCTTTATAAGGCATCGCTCAGAAGCGAGATTTCGGGCCTTAGGACGGCATTACGGCTTTTCAGGCAGAATATCGATGACTTTATTATCCGGATGGAAGAAGGGGCGCTTAAGAAAAGGTCTCTTAATGACCTTTCGAGATATCTTGCTTCTTTCGAGGAGAACCTGCTAAGAGTCAAGCTCATAATTCCAAAAGATAATGAGGATGGGTTCAGGACAGCTCCCGAAGAGGAAGATTTGGAGATTCTGGTAAATAGCGCAATGAACTCTTTTGAAAAGCTCTTGGAGCTAATCAATACCAACCACCGCGAAACCCTTGATTGGAGAACTGAGTCGGCGATGAATCGCATTAAAGTTTCCGTTCAGATTGGAGAGGACATATTCAAACTTGCAGACCGGTCCGGCTTTTTCAAGCCCGAATTTATGAAGGGATTAAATGAGCGGCGGGAAAGCATAATTTCTGAGATAAGGTCAAAAGTCGGGCATAGGCCAAAATAAGCCCCCTTTCGTAAAAGCAATGGCCTTGCCGGCGAGAAGATTTTTAAAACTTTTAAAATTTATAAAAATGGTCGATTTTGGATTGGCTTTTGCTTCTTTTGGCTTTAGTAGTGGATTGGCTCTCCCCTTCGGATAACCATCATCTCGATCGATTTCTTGTCGAATTGCCCGAATTTCTTCTCTCCGGCCTCGATTGACGAAACGACGAGCTTTTTTGCCTGTTCTTCAGTCATATCGTCTTTGTAGTTGCTTTCCAGGTATTTCTGCGCATCTTCCTCCCCTCTTCCAAGGGCTTTTGCAAGCCACCGGTCAAGAGTTCCTGAAGGGTTTATTACGTAAAGTATCGATTCTTCGTTTACGCCACCCAGGAGAATTGCAACCCCATAAGGCCTTGCTCCTGCAAACTGAGTGTAGAGCTGCATCCTGTCTGCGATTTTCTTTCCCAGGACAAAAACGTCAATCGGCTCCCCGAAGGTCATCTTGTGTATCTGCGCGTGCACCCTTAAGATGTCAATTAGGGCCCTTGCGTCTCCAGTAAACCCACAGGCGGTAGCGCCCATGTGCTTGTCGATTGCGGCAACTTTTGTCGCCTTTCCCTTCAGCTGGAGTTTTGTGTCTGGGGTATATGCGGCAAGGACTATTCCATCCTTGAATACCACTCCAACGCAGGTCTTTCCAAGCTTTACTGCCTGGAGAGCGTACTCTACCTGGTAAATCCTCCCTTCTGGTGAGAATACTACAATCGCCCTGTCATAACCCATTTGGCTAGGTAAGTCCATATCTGCCATAGATTAACTAGGGTTTAAATAATATATCTTTTTGCCCTTCCCCGATTAAGCCGATGCATAGTCGGCTGCTTTTGCGGTTTTGGTTCCTTGCGAGGGCTCGGGAGCATCTTCAGAAGGTCCCCCTTTCCACCTTCTTAGCTTATTCACTGCGGCCCGACCGAGGCCATAGGTAGTTCCCGCCACAGCAATTCCTGCAAGGAAAGAAATACCCAGCATAGCAATTACATAAGGATACATTTCCGGGCTGTAAACTAATTCTGCAGCTTCTGCTCCATTTTCTTCAAAAATACGGCTTAGGGCATTCAAGGGTTCAAAGACCAGTTCTCCGCCAGCTGCGCTGAAATCGCCTACATTAAAGGCGGGGACCCCTTCTGGAAGTTCCTTAAACATATCCGTTGCTTTTACAACTTCTTCATCTACCGATGAAATGCGTAGCTGATAAACAGGAACCGCAACTAAAGAGCTTCCGGCAATAGCGAGCGGGAGGGACTTTCTTTTTTTAGCTTCATAAAGCAATTCAGCTCCCAGCGCCATGGATATGGCGTTCGGGGCTATAGCAACTAGCGCATCAGAAGGCCAGGGGCCAAAAGTGTCTGGATTTACATAACCCGCAATGTCTAATTGGGAGAGGTCTTTGGATTCAATCAGTGGGAAAATCTCACGAAGGAAGTCGCCCCCAAGAGCACTATCTATCACTATCTCTTCGTTTGTGCCTCCGGTTGCAATATTAGTGGCTGCGTGAGTAAGTTCATGCGCTACAACATAGGGCTTTATTAAAGGGGTCCCCATTAGGGCATAAAAGGAAGCGGGAATCGCAGCGACATTAAGCGCCTTTTGAGTGGTTTTCCCGCCAGGCAGGCTTTCGGGGAATAGGTCATAGTAAGTCAGGTCCCGATACAAGTCTTTCCATCCATTAACGGGATTAAGCGCTCTGACAAGGCTTGAATCCTTGTAGAGATTTTCCGAGCCAGTTTCTTTAATCATATTACCACTAATAGATAATGATTAATACTATATAAGCTTTTCTAAGCATTAATTTTTGCCTAAAGTCACTCCCTTTCGGGTTAATTGCCATTTTAGACTCTCTTCTTTCCAAAGCTCCCTTAATTTAAACTTTTCAATTGATTGTTATGGCAGAAACCAAGAAGATTATCCGAATTGCAAGAAAGGACGTTGATTCCGCCCTACCCATAGAGAGGGCTCTCTGGGGCATTAAGGGCGTCGGAAAAGCGTATGCGCACGCAATAAGGGTTCAGCTTGGAGCAGACTCCAGGAAGAAAGTAGCCGATCTTACGGAGAAAGAGATAGAAAAGCTTGAGGATATTATATTTAACCCTTCAAAATACGATTTGCCTGTCTGGATGCTAAACCACAGAAAAGAAAGGGAAACCGGTGAGGATGCTCATTATGTTGAGGCAAACCTTGATTTCAAGAAGAAAATTG
This genomic interval carries:
- the gatB gene encoding Asp-tRNA(Asn)/Glu-tRNA(Gln) amidotransferase subunit GatB — encoded protein: MEGIRIGLEVHVQLDTRSKLFCSCANENAEPNTNVCDVCLGFPGTKPRLNEKAIEQGIKIALALGCNLNRRFLFSRKTYFYPDLSKDYQITQQEVKLARGGSVKINNKEIRLRGIHLEEDPARIVRKDDCCLLDYNRSGTPLVEIVTEPDLSSPAEARLFLQKLQQIIEYLYVTDFRKEGCMRMDANISVTRFENVFDPFLGRMVEQKKDGERVEIKNISGIKDVEKSLSFEIIRQKNVQEVKRETRLWNEKTKTTTSARAKEEEEDYGYIFEPDLPIMEIDDELLNKVQSNLPELPDLKKKRYLKMGTISEEIIDTILTEPEMANYFEYLCETHSEKPAATILAKYVKKTLNYHNISLKDSGIEIRHLRRLLDLLQDYKIMDDVAELVIREMVYDAVKKQKVREPDHVLRDLKLDKPLEEEQLEKYVRDVIRGNAKAVRDYENGHEEAFNYLVGQVMKKSGRHASPGRIREMIKDMI
- a CDS encoding cation:proton antiporter, which produces MVHADPYLFGFVMITLAALVIGLIMGFMRQPSVIAYLLAGVLVGPYGLKLISEGSMISGLGNLGVMLLLFFVGASISLSTLVKRWKLAIFGTLIQIILSLGVVFLIGHIFSWPLGQMVLMGFVISLSSTAVIVKILESREEIGTKLGQDVIGILVMQDLAVIPMIMILSALSGEATNVTGLLLNLAGGIFVIVLVLSIVRNGFLKLPFGKRIESDPELQVLAALAMCFGIAVLSESFQLSAAFGAFIAGMSISSVREMKWITQNLQPFKVLFIALFFISIGMMVDLEYLSAHAFELGLLLLALFFVNSILNAFIFRWSGESWRNSLYGGSYLAQIGEFSFVLIAMGLGLGLISSSAYQLTLQLIALSLIISPFWISFFRQFVDKSTLIREAIHSGEGRREGIQFIKHLVDANKLQVIVDEQRMERRVRRLQTWVDKLTFTRIFALWFFVIFSFGLIYFYGQTPENSLIYQNGGSVNNLMDTIYFSFISATTTGYGDILPFGLFKILAIIEVVCGWLLLAAVTTRLISVKQDIIIGELYKASLRSEISGLRTALRLFRQNIDDFIIRMEEGALKKRSLNDLSRYLASFEENLLRVKLIIPKDNEDGFRTAPEEEDLEILVNSAMNSFEKLLELINTNHRETLDWRTESAMNRIKVSVQIGEDIFKLADRSGFFKPEFMKGLNERRESIISEIRSKVGHRPK
- a CDS encoding archaeal proteasome endopeptidase complex subunit alpha, whose translation is MADMDLPSQMGYDRAIVVFSPEGRIYQVEYALQAVKLGKTCVGVVFKDGIVLAAYTPDTKLQLKGKATKVAAIDKHMGATACGFTGDARALIDILRVHAQIHKMTFGEPIDVFVLGKKIADRMQLYTQFAGARPYGVAILLGGVNEESILYVINPSGTLDRWLAKALGRGEEDAQKYLESNYKDDMTEEQAKKLVVSSIEAGEKKFGQFDKKSIEMMVIRRGEPIHY
- a CDS encoding 30S ribosomal protein S13, which codes for MAETKKIIRIARKDVDSALPIERALWGIKGVGKAYAHAIRVQLGADSRKKVADLTEKEIEKLEDIIFNPSKYDLPVWMLNHRKERETGEDAHYVEANLDFKKKIDIDFVKKLRCWRGIRHQQGQPVRGQRTKSHFRGGSAIGVSKKKEAPGKAGGKK